One window of the Pseudomonas lurida genome contains the following:
- the mraY gene encoding phospho-N-acetylmuramoyl-pentapeptide-transferase, translating to MLLLLAEYLQQFHKGFAVFQYLTLRGILGVLTALCLSLFLGPWMIRTLQNLQIGQSVRNDGPQSHLSKSGTPTMGGALILSSIGVSTLLWADLHNRYVWVVLLVTLLFGAIGWVDDYRKVIEKNSKGLPSRWKYFWQSVFGLAAAIFLYMTAPSAVETTLIIPMLKDASIPLGIGFVVLTYFVIVGSSNAVNLTDGLDGLAIMPTVMVGGALGIFCYLSGNVKFAEYLLIPYVPGAGELIVFCGALIGAGLGFLWFNTYPAQVFMGDVGALALGAALGTIAVIVRQEIVLFIMGGVFVMETLSVVIQVASFKLTGRRVFRMAPIHHHFELKGWPEPRVIVRFWIITVILVLIGLATLKLR from the coding sequence ATGCTGCTGCTGCTGGCTGAGTATCTGCAACAGTTCCACAAAGGCTTCGCGGTCTTTCAGTACCTGACCCTGCGCGGGATCCTGGGTGTGCTGACCGCGTTGTGTTTGTCGCTGTTCCTGGGGCCGTGGATGATCCGCACCCTGCAGAACCTGCAAATTGGTCAATCGGTTCGTAATGACGGCCCGCAGTCGCACCTGTCCAAATCCGGCACCCCGACCATGGGCGGCGCGCTGATCCTGTCGTCCATCGGCGTCAGCACCTTGCTGTGGGCTGACCTGCACAACCGCTACGTGTGGGTGGTGCTGTTGGTGACCCTGCTGTTTGGCGCCATCGGTTGGGTGGATGACTACCGCAAGGTGATCGAGAAGAACTCCAAGGGCCTGCCCAGTCGCTGGAAGTATTTCTGGCAGTCGGTGTTCGGTCTCGCTGCCGCGATCTTCCTTTACATGACAGCGCCAAGCGCAGTGGAAACGACCTTGATCATTCCGATGCTCAAGGACGCCAGCATTCCACTGGGCATCGGCTTCGTGGTGCTGACCTACTTCGTGATCGTCGGCTCCAGCAACGCGGTCAACCTCACCGACGGTCTCGACGGCCTGGCGATCATGCCGACGGTGATGGTGGGCGGCGCGCTCGGCATCTTCTGCTACCTGTCGGGTAACGTGAAATTCGCTGAATACCTGCTGATCCCGTATGTACCGGGTGCAGGTGAATTGATTGTGTTCTGCGGCGCGCTGATTGGTGCAGGCCTGGGCTTCCTATGGTTCAACACCTATCCCGCACAAGTCTTCATGGGCGACGTTGGCGCGTTGGCGCTGGGCGCTGCCTTGGGCACCATCGCGGTGATCGTTCGCCAGGAAATCGTGTTGTTCATCATGGGCGGTGTGTTCGTGATGGAAACCCTGTCGGTGGTCATCCAGGTGGCTTCCTTCAAATTGACCGGGCGCCGTGTGTTTCGCATGGCGCCAATTCACCACCACTTTGAACTCAAGGGCTGGCCTGAGCCACGTGTGATCGTCCGCTTCTGGATCATCACCGTGATTTTGGTGCTGATCGGCCTTGCCACCCTGAAACTGAGGTAG
- the murD gene encoding UDP-N-acetylmuramoyl-L-alanine--D-glutamate ligase yields MSLIASDHFRIVVGLGKSGMSLVRFLANRGKPFAVADTRENPPELVTLRRDYPHVEVRCGELDVEFLCRADELYVSPGLALATPALQAAAARGVKLSGDIDLFARNAKAPIVAISGSNAKSTVTTLVGEMAAAAGKRVAVGGNLGTPALDLLSDDVELYVMELSSFQLETTHDLGAEVATVLNVSEDHMDRYSGLPAYHLAKHRIFRGARQVVVNRQDALSRPLMGEGLPCWTFGLGKPDFKAFGIREENGEKYLAFEFQNLMPVRELKIRGAHNQSNALAALALGHAVGLPFDAMLSALRTFGGLEHRCQWVRDLNGVSYYNDSKATNVGAALAAIEGLGADIDGKLVLIAGGDGKGADFKDLKGPVAEHCRVVVLMGRDAGLIAAALGDAVPQVRATSLDDAIAQCKALAQPGDAVLLSPACASFDMFKNYEERGQLFARAVEALA; encoded by the coding sequence GTGTCCCTGATCGCTTCAGACCACTTCCGCATCGTTGTCGGCCTCGGCAAGAGCGGCATGTCCCTGGTTCGCTTCCTGGCGAACCGGGGCAAGCCGTTTGCCGTGGCCGATACGCGGGAAAATCCACCGGAGCTGGTCACGCTGCGCCGTGACTACCCGCACGTGGAAGTGCGTTGTGGCGAGCTGGATGTCGAGTTTCTGTGCCGCGCCGATGAGCTCTACGTGAGCCCCGGCCTGGCCCTGGCGACACCGGCCCTGCAAGCCGCTGCGGCCCGTGGCGTGAAGCTGTCCGGCGATATCGACCTGTTCGCGCGTAACGCGAAGGCACCGATCGTGGCCATCAGCGGTTCCAATGCGAAAAGCACCGTGACCACCCTGGTCGGCGAGATGGCGGCTGCGGCCGGCAAGCGCGTGGCCGTGGGCGGCAACCTCGGTACACCGGCGCTGGACCTGCTCAGCGACGACGTCGAGCTGTACGTGATGGAGCTGTCGAGCTTCCAGCTGGAAACCACCCACGACCTCGGTGCCGAAGTGGCCACCGTGTTGAACGTGAGTGAAGACCACATGGACCGCTACAGCGGCCTGCCGGCGTACCACCTGGCCAAGCACCGGATCTTCCGTGGCGCCAGGCAAGTGGTGGTCAATCGCCAGGACGCCCTGAGCCGTCCGTTGATGGGCGAGGGCCTGCCGTGCTGGACCTTCGGCCTGGGCAAACCCGACTTCAAGGCCTTCGGTATTCGCGAAGAGAACGGCGAGAAATACCTGGCCTTCGAATTCCAGAACCTGATGCCCGTCCGCGAACTGAAAATCCGGGGCGCGCACAACCAGTCCAACGCCCTGGCCGCGCTGGCATTGGGGCATGCCGTTGGCCTGCCATTTGATGCCATGCTGTCGGCGCTGCGTACCTTTGGCGGCCTCGAGCATCGCTGCCAGTGGGTGCGCGATCTGAATGGCGTGAGCTATTACAACGACTCCAAGGCCACCAACGTCGGTGCCGCCCTGGCGGCGATCGAAGGCCTCGGCGCCGATATCGACGGCAAGCTGGTGCTGATCGCCGGCGGCGACGGCAAGGGTGCCGACTTCAAGGACCTCAAAGGCCCGGTGGCTGAACACTGCCGCGTCGTGGTGCTGATGGGGCGCGACGCTGGCCTGATCGCCGCTGCCTTGGGTGATGCCGTGCCGCAAGTACGCGCCACCTCGCTGGACGATGCCATTGCCCAATGCAAAGCCCTGGCGCAGCCGGGCGATGCGGTGCTGCTGTCGCCGGCGTGCGCCAGTTTCGACATGTTCAAGAACTACGAAGAGCGCGGCCAGCTGTTCGCCCGCGCCGTGGAGGCCTTGGCATGA
- a CDS encoding UDP-N-acetylmuramoyl-tripeptide--D-alanyl-D-alanine ligase, protein MLKAMTFSELTQALSARVLSSDCSFDGVSIDSRNIKPGQLFVALAGPRFDGHDYLNEVAAKGAVGALVQREVADSRLPQLLVADTRLALGQLGALNRAAFTNPVAAITGSSGKTTVKELLAGVLRTRGPVHATRGNLNNDFGAPLTLLELAPEHTAAVIELGASRVGEIAYTVALTKPHVAIINNAGTAHVGEFGGPEKIVEAKGEILEGLDASGTAVLNLDDKAFETWRVRAAGRKVLTFAVLNAAADFHASNITVDARGCPSFTLHTPQGSEHVQLNLLGNHNVANALAAAAAAYALGVSLFGIATGLGAVQPVKGRTVAQLATNGMRVIDDTYNANQSSVCAAIDLLKGFAGRKVLVLGDIAELGDWAEQSHREVGAYAAGKVDALYAVGKNMAHAVDAFGPGAVHFATQAELIQALTAAEHDTHTTILIKGSRSAVMENVVAALCGSSTEKH, encoded by the coding sequence ATGCTTAAAGCAATGACATTCAGCGAACTGACCCAGGCCCTGTCGGCCCGTGTCCTGTCGAGCGATTGCAGCTTCGACGGCGTCAGTATCGACAGTCGCAACATCAAGCCGGGGCAGTTGTTTGTCGCGCTGGCTGGCCCGCGCTTCGATGGTCACGACTACCTGAATGAAGTCGCCGCCAAAGGCGCCGTCGGCGCTTTGGTGCAACGCGAAGTAGCGGACTCCAGGCTGCCGCAGCTGTTGGTCGCCGACACCCGCCTGGCCCTCGGCCAGCTCGGCGCGTTGAACCGCGCCGCATTCACCAATCCCGTTGCCGCCATCACCGGCTCCAGCGGCAAGACCACGGTCAAGGAGCTGCTCGCCGGCGTGCTGCGTACGCGCGGCCCGGTGCACGCCACCCGTGGCAACCTGAACAATGATTTCGGCGCACCGCTGACCCTGCTTGAACTGGCGCCGGAACACACCGCGGCGGTGATCGAACTGGGCGCCTCGCGCGTCGGCGAAATCGCCTACACCGTGGCGCTGACCAAGCCCCACGTTGCGATCATCAACAACGCGGGTACCGCCCACGTCGGCGAGTTCGGCGGCCCGGAAAAAATCGTCGAGGCCAAGGGTGAAATCCTTGAAGGCCTCGATGCGTCGGGCACTGCTGTGTTGAATCTCGACGACAAGGCCTTCGAAACCTGGCGTGTACGCGCCGCCGGGCGCAAGGTCCTGACGTTTGCCGTGCTCAACGCTGCGGCTGATTTCCATGCATCCAACATCACGGTCGATGCCCGTGGTTGCCCGTCCTTCACCTTGCATACCCCGCAAGGCAGCGAGCACGTCCAGCTGAATCTGCTGGGCAACCATAACGTCGCCAATGCCTTGGCCGCCGCCGCCGCCGCATACGCCCTGGGCGTTTCGCTGTTCGGTATCGCCACAGGCCTGGGTGCGGTGCAGCCGGTCAAGGGCCGCACTGTTGCTCAGCTTGCGACCAATGGCATGCGGGTGATCGATGACACCTACAACGCTAACCAGTCCTCGGTCTGTGCTGCCATCGACCTGCTCAAGGGCTTTGCCGGTCGCAAGGTGCTGGTGCTGGGCGATATCGCCGAACTGGGCGACTGGGCCGAACAGTCCCACCGCGAAGTCGGCGCCTACGCGGCGGGCAAAGTCGACGCTCTCTATGCCGTCGGCAAGAACATGGCCCACGCCGTCGACGCCTTTGGCCCCGGCGCGGTGCATTTTGCGACACAGGCCGAGCTGATCCAGGCGCTGACGGCGGCTGAACACGACACACACACAACCATTTTGATCAAGGGATCGCGCAGCGCGGTGATGGAAAACGTCGTCGCGGCCTTGTGTGGCTCAAGTACGGAGAAACATTAA
- the ftsW gene encoding putative lipid II flippase FtsW, with amino-acid sequence MSINFRNIIKPYPSPIITGRGIDLDFPMLAGCLALLGLGLVMITSASSEVAAVQSGNTLYMMIRHLVYLVIGLGACIVTMMIPIATWQRLGWLMLIGAFGLLIMVILPGIGREVNGSMRWIGFGAFNVQPSEIAKVFVVIYLAGYLVRRQKEVRESWMGFFKPFIVLLPMAGLLLMEPDFGATVVMMGAAAAMLFLGGVGLFRFTLMVVLAVAAVTILVQAQPYRMARLITFTDPWSDQFGSGYQLTQALIAFGRGEWLGVGLGNSVQKQFYLPEAHTDFVFSVLAEELGVVGSLCTVALFVFVCVRGMYIGLWAEKAKQYFAAYVAYGLSFLWIGQFLINIGVNVGLLPTKGLTLPFLSYGGSSLVICCACLGLLLRIEWESRTHLGSEEMEFSESDFAEEPTHGR; translated from the coding sequence ATGAGTATCAATTTCAGAAACATCATCAAGCCGTACCCGTCGCCGATCATTACCGGGCGTGGTATCGACCTTGATTTTCCGATGCTTGCCGGTTGCCTGGCATTGCTCGGCCTGGGCCTGGTGATGATCACGTCGGCGTCTTCCGAAGTGGCCGCCGTGCAGTCGGGCAACACCCTGTACATGATGATCCGTCACCTGGTGTACCTGGTGATCGGCCTGGGCGCGTGCATCGTCACCATGATGATTCCTATCGCCACCTGGCAACGCCTGGGTTGGTTGATGCTGATCGGCGCGTTCGGCTTGCTGATCATGGTGATCCTGCCCGGCATTGGCCGGGAGGTGAACGGTTCGATGCGCTGGATCGGCTTCGGCGCCTTCAACGTGCAGCCGTCGGAAATCGCCAAGGTGTTCGTGGTGATCTACCTTGCGGGCTACCTCGTGCGTCGCCAGAAAGAAGTGCGCGAAAGCTGGATGGGCTTCTTCAAGCCGTTCATCGTGCTGCTGCCGATGGCCGGCCTGTTGCTGATGGAGCCTGACTTCGGTGCCACCGTCGTGATGATGGGAGCGGCGGCGGCGATGCTGTTCCTCGGCGGTGTGGGCCTGTTCCGTTTCACCTTGATGGTGGTGCTGGCCGTGGCCGCCGTGACCATCCTGGTGCAGGCACAGCCCTACCGGATGGCGCGTCTGATCACCTTTACCGACCCATGGTCCGATCAGTTCGGTTCCGGCTACCAGTTGACCCAGGCCTTGATCGCCTTCGGTCGTGGTGAATGGCTGGGCGTGGGCCTGGGCAACAGTGTGCAGAAGCAATTCTACCTGCCGGAAGCCCACACCGACTTCGTGTTCTCGGTCCTCGCCGAAGAGCTTGGCGTGGTCGGTTCGCTGTGCACCGTCGCGCTGTTCGTGTTCGTGTGTGTACGCGGCATGTACATCGGCTTGTGGGCCGAGAAGGCCAAACAGTATTTCGCCGCCTATGTGGCGTATGGCTTGTCGTTCCTGTGGATCGGCCAGTTCCTGATCAACATTGGTGTGAACGTCGGCCTGCTGCCGACCAAGGGCCTGACCTTGCCGTTCCTCAGTTACGGTGGCAGTTCGTTGGTGATCTGCTGCGCGTGCCTGGGCTTGTTGCTGCGCATCGAGTGGGAGAGCCGAACCCACCTGGGCAGCGAAGAGATGGAGTTCAGCGAAAGCGACTTTGCCGAGGAGCCGACCCATGGGCGCTAA